One part of the Streptomyces ferrugineus genome encodes these proteins:
- a CDS encoding aldo/keto reductase: MSSKVPPIILNNGVEMPQLGFGVWQVPDDEAQQAVGTALEAGYRSIDTAAIYGNEEGTGKAIAASGLPREDIFVTTKLWNGDQGYDATLRAFDASLDKLGLDYVDLYLIHWPLPSQGKYVDTYKAFEKLHSDGRIRAIGVSNFLPEHLEHLIAETSVIPAVNQIELHPHLQQRASREFHAEQGIATEAWSPLGSGKGLLEVPAIVAIAQKHGRTPAQIVLRWHLQLGNVVIPKSVTPSRIKENIEVFDFSLDDEDLAAISALNEDRRLGPDPATFGA; the protein is encoded by the coding sequence GTGAGCAGCAAGGTCCCCCCGATCATCCTCAACAACGGCGTCGAGATGCCCCAGCTGGGCTTCGGCGTCTGGCAGGTGCCGGACGACGAGGCGCAGCAGGCGGTCGGCACCGCGCTGGAGGCCGGGTACCGCAGCATCGACACAGCGGCGATCTACGGCAACGAGGAGGGCACCGGCAAGGCCATCGCCGCCTCCGGTCTCCCCCGCGAGGACATCTTCGTCACCACCAAGCTCTGGAACGGCGACCAGGGTTACGACGCGACGCTGCGCGCCTTCGACGCGTCGCTCGACAAGCTCGGCCTGGACTACGTCGACTTGTACCTCATCCACTGGCCGCTGCCGTCGCAGGGCAAGTACGTCGACACCTACAAGGCGTTCGAGAAGCTCCACTCCGACGGCCGGATCCGCGCGATCGGCGTCTCGAACTTCCTCCCCGAGCACCTGGAGCACCTCATCGCCGAGACGTCGGTGATCCCGGCGGTCAACCAGATCGAGCTGCACCCGCACCTTCAGCAGCGCGCCTCCCGCGAGTTCCACGCCGAGCAGGGCATCGCCACCGAGGCCTGGTCGCCGCTCGGCTCCGGCAAGGGCCTGCTGGAGGTTCCGGCGATCGTCGCCATCGCCCAGAAGCACGGCCGCACCCCGGCCCAGATCGTGCTGCGCTGGCACCTCCAGCTCGGCAACGTCGTGATCCCGAAGTCCGTGACGCCGTCGCGGATCAAGGAGAACATCGAGGTCTTCGACTTCAGCCTGGACGACGAGGACCTGGCGGCGATCAGCGCGCTGAACGAGGACCGGCGGCTCGGCCCCGACCCGGCGACGTTCGGCGCCTGA
- a CDS encoding class I SAM-dependent methyltransferase → MAHHHHDDHAGHHHTGHHHDHADIDWGEMAPLLEAQAELFTPLYEHAMAWLAKRQTEPGLVVDAGSGPGVVACLLADTFPGARIVAVDGSEPLLERARARAERLGVADRFGTLAGELPDVLDDLDYPADLLWASRSLHHLGDQRAALAAFADRLGYGGTLALQEGGLPARFLPRDIGFGRPGLQARLDVLEAEWFAQMRAELPGSVAETEDWPALLTAAGLRPTGTRTFLLDLPAPTTDRARAYVAASLARTREGVGERLDAEDRATLDRLLDPDDKASVHHRPDLFVLAAQTVYTAVRPK, encoded by the coding sequence ATGGCGCACCATCACCACGACGACCACGCCGGACACCACCACACCGGTCACCACCACGACCACGCCGACATCGACTGGGGCGAGATGGCGCCGCTCCTCGAGGCGCAGGCGGAGCTGTTCACGCCCCTGTACGAGCACGCCATGGCCTGGCTCGCCAAACGGCAGACCGAGCCGGGGCTGGTCGTCGACGCCGGAAGCGGGCCGGGGGTCGTCGCCTGTCTGCTCGCCGACACCTTCCCCGGGGCCCGTATCGTCGCCGTCGACGGATCCGAACCCCTTCTGGAGCGGGCCCGGGCGCGTGCCGAGCGGCTCGGTGTCGCCGACCGCTTCGGCACCCTCGCCGGTGAACTCCCGGACGTCCTCGACGACTTGGACTACCCCGCCGATCTGCTGTGGGCCAGCCGCAGCCTGCACCACCTGGGCGACCAGCGCGCCGCCCTCGCCGCGTTCGCGGACCGTCTCGGGTACGGCGGCACACTGGCCCTGCAGGAGGGCGGGCTGCCCGCGCGGTTCCTGCCGCGGGACATCGGGTTCGGGCGGCCCGGGCTGCAGGCGCGGCTCGATGTGCTGGAGGCGGAGTGGTTCGCGCAGATGCGGGCCGAGCTGCCCGGCTCCGTCGCCGAGACCGAGGACTGGCCCGCGCTGCTGACCGCCGCCGGCCTCAGGCCCACCGGTACCCGCACCTTCCTCCTCGACCTGCCGGCCCCCACCACGGACCGCGCCCGCGCCTACGTCGCCGCCTCCCTCGCCCGCACCCGCGAGGGTGTCGGTGAACGCCTCGACGCCGAGGACCGCGCGACCCTGGACCGCCTGCTCGACCCGGACGACAAGGCGAGCGTCCACCACCGCCCCGACCTGTTCGTCCTGGCGGCGCAGACGGTGTACACGGCGGTCCGGCCGAAGTGA
- a CDS encoding phytanoyl-CoA dioxygenase family protein has translation MRPTGPVTHDGPMDDEMVERFLEDGFVKIEGAFPPRVAEHCARLLWRETGYDPQDPGTWKEPVHWVYDMAQGPFAAAVNTPVLHEAFDVLVGEDRWQSRYSLGSFPLRFPHEEEPDDAGWHIEASYVPEGAEHPHTNLRSKDRALLMLFLFSEVTEADAPTRVRVGSHLDVPPVLAPYGEMGASFLELGPKVAAASAHRPLAHATGRPGDVYLCHPFLVHAAQPNHGTRPRFMAQPPLHTSVPLELERADGDYSAVEFAIRRGLAREEG, from the coding sequence ATGCGGCCCACGGGTCCGGTCACCCACGATGGCCCGATGGACGACGAGATGGTGGAGCGCTTCCTCGAGGACGGGTTCGTGAAGATCGAGGGCGCCTTTCCGCCGCGTGTCGCCGAGCACTGCGCGCGGCTGCTGTGGCGGGAGACCGGGTACGACCCGCAGGACCCGGGCACCTGGAAGGAGCCCGTGCACTGGGTGTACGACATGGCGCAGGGCCCCTTCGCGGCCGCCGTCAACACGCCCGTCCTGCACGAGGCCTTCGATGTGCTGGTGGGTGAGGACCGCTGGCAGTCGCGGTACTCGCTGGGCAGCTTCCCGCTGCGGTTCCCGCACGAGGAGGAACCGGACGACGCGGGCTGGCACATCGAGGCGAGCTACGTTCCCGAAGGCGCCGAGCACCCGCATACGAACCTGCGCTCCAAGGACCGCGCGCTGCTCATGCTGTTCCTGTTCAGCGAGGTCACCGAGGCCGACGCCCCGACCCGCGTCCGGGTCGGCTCGCATCTCGACGTACCGCCGGTCCTGGCACCGTACGGCGAGATGGGCGCCTCCTTCCTGGAGCTGGGCCCGAAGGTCGCCGCGGCCTCCGCGCACCGCCCGCTGGCCCACGCCACCGGCCGCCCCGGCGACGTCTACCTCTGCCATCCCTTCCTGGTCCACGCCGCCCAGCCGAACCACGGCACACGCCCGCGCTTCATGGCCCAGCCGCCGCTGCACACGTCGGTGCCGCTGGAGCTGGAGCGGGCGGACGGCGACTACTCGGCAGTGGAGTTCGCGATCCGCCGGGGCCTGGCCCGGGAGGAGGGCTAG
- a CDS encoding glycoside hydrolase family 6 protein encodes MSRTRTAMLAALALVAGASGTALAADPGGIGTAAVPCTVDYTVQNQWDTGFTAAVTVTNQGAAKSNWSVKWSYAGNQKVTSGWNARISQSGADVTATNETYNGTLSTGGSVSFGFQGSYSGGNAVPATFTLDGVTCNVDDGGGGPTDPPDPDPTGPKVDNPYSGAKVYVNPEWQAAAAAEPGGSRIANQPTGVWLDRIAAINGAGGKMGLRAHLDKALEQKGSDELVVQLVIYNLPGRDCSALASNGELGPTELGRYKTEYIDPIAAILADPKYAALRIVTTIEIDSLPNLVTNTGSRPTATPECDVMKANGNYQKGVGYALNKLGDVANVYNYIDAGHHGWIGWDDNFAPSAAVMKEAATSEGATVNDVHGFITNTANYSALKENNFTINDSAGGKSVRESKWVDWNRYVDELSFAQGFRNQLVTTGFNSGIGMLIDTSRNGWGGSARPAGPGPTTDVDAYVDGGRYDRRIHVGNWCNQSGAGLGERPQANPATGIDAYVWMKPPGESDGSSQEIPNDEGKGFDRMCDPTYEGNPRNGNNMSGALPNAPISGHWFSAQFQQLMQNAYPPLS; translated from the coding sequence ATGAGTCGTACCAGAACAGCGATGCTCGCCGCCCTGGCCCTGGTCGCCGGGGCCTCGGGGACCGCGCTCGCCGCGGACCCCGGCGGAATCGGCACGGCCGCCGTGCCCTGCACCGTCGACTACACGGTGCAGAACCAGTGGGACACCGGCTTCACCGCGGCCGTCACGGTCACCAACCAGGGCGCCGCCAAGTCGAACTGGTCGGTGAAGTGGTCGTACGCCGGAAACCAGAAGGTCACCAGCGGCTGGAACGCGCGGATCAGCCAGAGCGGCGCCGACGTCACGGCCACCAACGAGACCTACAACGGGACGCTGTCGACGGGCGGTTCGGTCAGCTTCGGCTTCCAGGGCTCCTACAGCGGCGGCAACGCCGTCCCCGCCACCTTCACCCTCGACGGCGTGACCTGCAACGTCGACGACGGCGGCGGCGGTCCCACGGATCCGCCGGACCCCGACCCGACCGGCCCCAAGGTCGACAACCCGTACTCCGGCGCCAAGGTGTACGTGAACCCCGAGTGGCAAGCCGCGGCGGCGGCCGAGCCGGGTGGCAGCCGCATCGCCAACCAGCCCACCGGCGTCTGGCTCGACCGCATCGCCGCCATCAACGGCGCGGGCGGCAAGATGGGTCTGCGCGCCCACCTCGACAAGGCCCTGGAACAGAAGGGCTCCGACGAACTCGTCGTCCAACTGGTCATCTACAACCTGCCGGGCCGCGACTGCTCCGCCCTCGCCTCCAACGGCGAGCTCGGCCCCACGGAACTCGGCCGGTACAAGACCGAGTACATCGACCCGATCGCCGCGATCCTCGCCGACCCGAAGTACGCCGCGCTGCGGATCGTCACCACGATCGAGATCGACTCGCTGCCGAACCTGGTCACCAACACCGGAAGCCGTCCCACGGCCACCCCGGAGTGCGATGTGATGAAGGCCAACGGCAACTACCAGAAGGGCGTCGGCTACGCCCTGAACAAGCTCGGTGACGTGGCCAACGTCTACAACTACATCGACGCCGGGCACCACGGCTGGATCGGCTGGGACGACAACTTCGCCCCCAGCGCCGCCGTGATGAAGGAGGCCGCCACCTCCGAGGGCGCCACCGTGAACGACGTGCACGGCTTCATCACCAACACGGCCAACTACAGCGCCCTGAAGGAGAACAACTTCACCATCAACGACTCCGCCGGCGGCAAGTCGGTCCGTGAGTCGAAGTGGGTCGACTGGAACCGCTACGTCGACGAGCTGTCCTTCGCGCAGGGCTTCCGCAACCAGCTCGTCACGACCGGCTTCAACTCCGGTATCGGCATGCTCATCGACACCTCCCGCAACGGCTGGGGCGGCAGCGCGCGTCCCGCCGGACCGGGCCCGACGACGGACGTCGACGCCTATGTCGACGGCGGCCGCTACGACCGCCGCATCCACGTCGGCAACTGGTGCAACCAGTCCGGAGCCGGCCTCGGCGAGCGCCCGCAGGCCAACCCGGCGACCGGGATCGACGCGTACGTCTGGATGAAGCCGCCGGGTGAGTCCGACGGTTCCAGCCAGGAGATCCCGAACGACGAGGGCAAGGGCTTCGACCGCATGTGCGACCCGACGTACGAGGGCAACCCGCGCAACGGCAACAACATGTCCGGCGCCCTGCCGAACGCACCCATCTCCGGGCACTGGTTCTCGGCGCAGTTCCAGCAGCTGATGCAGAACGCGTACCCGCCGCTGTCCTAG
- a CDS encoding glycoside hydrolase family 48 protein codes for MHPPRKRRAVRRLWTAAVAALALPLTMLSTGSTPAQAAAVQCSVDYKTNDWGSGFTADLTITNRGTDVIDGWTLTYSYTGNQKLGNGWNGTWSQSGQAVTVKDAGHNGRIAAGAAVSTGAQFTYSGSNAAPTNFAINGTSCTGAHQPPITVLTSPAAGAVYSQGDAVPLAATAAAADDATISKVEFYDDTTLLGTDTTAPYSLSVSSLTVGSHSLLAKAYDSLGASAESTPVGITVASGPAVVATPAQLPVQQGRTATYDVKLSTQPSAGVTVTTARASGNPGLSVTGGASLTFTPSNWNTAQKVTLTADASGTGSATFESTATGHAKATVTATQIAATKAYDARFLELYGKITNPANGYFSPEGIPYHSVETLIVEAPDHGHETTSEAYSYLLWLQAMYGKVTGDWSKFNGAWEIMEKYMIPTHADQPTNSFYNASKPATYAPELDTPNEYPAKLDTGVPVGSDPIAGELKSAYGTDDVYGMHWLQDVDNTYGYGNSPGKCEAGPSDTGPSYINTFQRGAQESVWETVPQPTCDQFKYGGTNGYLDLFTGDASYAKQWKFTNAPDADARAVQAAYWADKWADEQGKGGEISATVAKAAKMGDYLRYAMYDKYFKKVGNCVGASSCPAGTGKDASHYLLSWYYAWGGATDTSAGWAWRIGSSHAHGGYQNPMAAYALSSYADLKPKSATGQADWAKSLDRQIEFYRWLQSSEGAIAGGATNSWAGRYATPPAGKSTFYGMYYDQQPVYHDPPSNQWFGFQAWSMERVAEYYQQTGNAAAKAVLDKWVDWALSETTVNPDGTYRIPSTLQWSGQPDTWNPSSPSANNGLHVSVADYTNDVGVAAAYAKTLTYYADRSGDTEAAATAKALLDGMWDNHQDDLGIAVPENRADYNRFDDAIYIPSGWTGTMPNGDAINSSSTFDSIRSFYEDDPAWSKIEAYLAGGAVPSFTYHRFWAQADIALAMGSYAELLE; via the coding sequence GTGCATCCCCCACGCAAACGCAGAGCCGTACGACGGTTGTGGACGGCCGCCGTAGCGGCCCTGGCGCTCCCCTTGACGATGCTGAGCACGGGTTCGACACCCGCTCAGGCAGCGGCAGTTCAGTGCAGTGTCGATTACAAGACCAATGACTGGGGCTCCGGCTTCACCGCGGATCTGACGATCACCAACCGCGGCACGGATGTCATCGACGGCTGGACCCTGACGTACAGCTACACGGGCAACCAGAAGCTCGGCAACGGCTGGAACGGCACCTGGTCGCAGTCCGGCCAGGCGGTCACGGTCAAGGACGCCGGCCACAACGGCCGGATCGCCGCCGGAGCCGCGGTCAGCACCGGTGCGCAGTTCACCTACAGCGGCAGCAACGCCGCCCCCACGAACTTCGCCATCAACGGTACGAGTTGCACCGGCGCCCACCAACCCCCCATCACCGTGCTGACCAGCCCGGCGGCGGGTGCCGTCTACTCACAGGGCGACGCCGTCCCGCTCGCGGCCACCGCCGCGGCCGCGGACGACGCGACGATCAGCAAGGTCGAGTTCTACGACGACACCACGCTGCTGGGCACGGACACGACGGCGCCGTACTCGCTCTCGGTCTCCAGCTTGACCGTGGGCAGCCATTCACTGCTGGCGAAGGCGTACGACAGCCTGGGCGCGTCCGCGGAGTCCACGCCGGTCGGCATCACGGTCGCCTCGGGTCCCGCCGTGGTCGCGACGCCGGCCCAACTCCCGGTCCAGCAGGGCAGGACGGCGACATACGACGTCAAGCTGTCGACCCAGCCGTCGGCCGGCGTCACCGTCACCACCGCCCGCGCAAGCGGCAACCCGGGCCTGTCGGTGACCGGCGGCGCCTCGCTCACCTTCACGCCCTCGAACTGGAACACCGCGCAGAAGGTGACCCTCACGGCCGACGCCTCCGGCACCGGTTCGGCGACCTTCGAGTCGACGGCCACCGGGCACGCGAAAGCCACGGTCACCGCCACCCAGATCGCGGCGACGAAGGCGTACGACGCCCGCTTCCTGGAGCTGTACGGCAAGATCACCAACCCGGCGAACGGCTACTTCTCGCCCGAGGGCATTCCCTACCACTCGGTCGAGACACTGATCGTCGAGGCACCGGACCACGGCCACGAGACCACGTCGGAGGCCTACAGCTACCTTCTCTGGTTGCAGGCGATGTACGGCAAGGTCACGGGCGACTGGTCCAAGTTCAACGGCGCCTGGGAGATCATGGAGAAGTACATGATCCCGACCCATGCCGACCAGCCGACGAACTCCTTCTACAACGCCTCGAAGCCGGCTACGTACGCACCTGAGCTGGACACCCCGAACGAGTACCCGGCGAAGCTGGACACCGGGGTCCCGGTCGGCTCGGACCCGATCGCCGGCGAGCTGAAGAGCGCGTACGGCACCGACGACGTCTACGGCATGCACTGGCTGCAGGACGTCGACAACACCTACGGCTACGGCAACTCGCCCGGCAAGTGCGAGGCCGGGCCGAGCGACACCGGGCCGTCGTACATCAACACCTTCCAGCGCGGTGCGCAGGAGTCGGTGTGGGAGACGGTGCCGCAGCCGACCTGCGACCAGTTCAAGTACGGCGGCACGAACGGGTACCTGGACCTGTTCACCGGTGACGCCTCCTACGCCAAGCAGTGGAAGTTCACCAACGCCCCGGACGCCGACGCCCGAGCGGTGCAGGCCGCGTACTGGGCCGACAAGTGGGCCGACGAGCAGGGCAAGGGCGGCGAGATCTCCGCGACCGTGGCCAAGGCCGCGAAGATGGGCGACTACCTGCGCTACGCGATGTACGACAAGTACTTCAAGAAGGTCGGCAACTGCGTGGGCGCCTCGTCCTGCCCGGCGGGCACCGGCAAGGACGCCTCGCACTATCTGCTGTCCTGGTACTACGCCTGGGGCGGAGCCACCGACACCTCGGCGGGCTGGGCCTGGCGCATCGGCTCCAGCCATGCGCACGGCGGCTACCAGAACCCGATGGCGGCCTATGCGCTGAGCTCGTACGCCGATCTGAAGCCCAAGTCGGCGACGGGACAGGCGGACTGGGCCAAGTCCCTCGACCGGCAGATCGAGTTCTACCGCTGGCTGCAGTCCAGCGAGGGCGCGATCGCGGGCGGCGCGACCAACAGCTGGGCGGGCCGGTACGCGACGCCGCCCGCCGGCAAGTCGACCTTCTACGGCATGTACTACGACCAGCAGCCCGTCTACCACGACCCGCCGTCCAACCAGTGGTTCGGCTTCCAGGCGTGGTCGATGGAGCGGGTCGCCGAGTACTACCAGCAGACGGGGAACGCCGCCGCGAAGGCCGTCCTCGACAAGTGGGTCGACTGGGCGCTGTCCGAGACGACCGTCAACCCGGACGGCACGTACCGGATCCCGTCGACGCTCCAGTGGTCGGGGCAGCCCGACACCTGGAACCCGTCAAGTCCGAGTGCGAACAACGGACTTCATGTCTCCGTCGCCGACTACACCAATGACGTCGGCGTGGCGGCCGCGTACGCCAAGACCCTGACGTACTACGCGGACCGCTCCGGGGACACGGAGGCCGCCGCCACGGCCAAGGCGCTCCTCGACGGCATGTGGGACAACCACCAGGACGACCTGGGCATCGCCGTCCCGGAGAACCGCGCCGACTACAACCGCTTCGACGACGCGATCTACATCCCGTCCGGCTGGACCGGCACCATGCCGAACGGTGACGCGATCAACTCGTCGTCGACCTTCGACTCGATCCGTTCGTTCTACGAGGACGATCCGGCCTGGTCGAAGATCGAGGCGTATCTCGCGGGCGGCGCGGTGCCGTCGTTCACGTATCACCGGTTCTGGGCCCAGGCGGACATCGCGTTGGCCATGGGCTCGTACGCGGAGCTTCTCGAATAA
- a CDS encoding cellulose binding domain-containing protein, whose protein sequence is MRRTRILTAALALAAGLLAGTPPALAAPAAKGVSISADTYTWKNARIDGGGFVPGIVFNRTEKNLAYARTDIGGAYRWQESTKTWTPLLDSVGWDDWGHTGVVSLASDSVDPDKVYAAVGTYTNSWDPKNGAVMRSSDRGASWEKADLPFKLGGNMPGRGMGERLAVDPNRNSVLYLGAPSGKGLWRSTDSGATWSQVANFPNVGNYVQDPSDSSGYASDNQGIVWVTFDESTGTSGNATRTVYVGVADKDNAVYRSTDAGATWSRVAGQPTGHLAHKGVLDAANGYLYLAYSDKGGPYDGGKGRLWRYATATGTWTDISPVAEADTYYGFSGLTVDRRRPGTVMATAYSSWWPDTQIFRSTDSGGTWTKAWDYTSYPNRENRYTMDVSSSPWLTWGANPSPPEQTPKLGWMTEALEIDPFDSDRMMYGTGATIYGTENLTNWDSGSKFAIKPMVRGLEETAVNDLASPPSGAPLLSALGDIGGFRHTDLTKVPSMMFTQPNFTTTTSLDFAEANPGTVVRVGNLDSGPHIAFSTDNGANWFAGSDPSGVSGGGTVAAAADGSRFVWSPDGTGVRYTTGFGTSWAASSGIPAGAVVESDRVDPQVFYGFKSGKFYVSSDGGATFTASSASGLPSGDSVRFKALPGAKGDVWLAGGAPDGAYGLWHSTDGGATFTKLSNVEQADTIGFGKAATGASYQTLYTSAKIGGVRGIFRSTDKGATWTRINDDAHQWGWTGAAITGDPRVYGRVYVSTNGRGVVYGDTSDAGGGGGTDPTPTPTGGCAVTYKVTNQWSGGFQADVQLSNTGSSAWSGWSLGWSFADGQRITQAWNAEYTQSGSAVTARNVGWNGDVAAGASVSFGFTGDWSGANAKPTAFRLGERTCAVS, encoded by the coding sequence GTGCGAAGAACACGCATCCTCACCGCCGCGCTGGCCCTCGCGGCCGGACTGCTCGCGGGCACCCCACCCGCACTCGCCGCCCCTGCCGCCAAGGGCGTGTCGATCAGCGCCGACACCTACACCTGGAAGAACGCCCGCATCGACGGCGGCGGCTTCGTCCCCGGCATCGTCTTCAACCGCACCGAGAAGAACCTCGCCTACGCCCGCACCGACATCGGCGGCGCCTACCGCTGGCAGGAGTCGACGAAGACCTGGACGCCGCTGCTGGACTCGGTGGGCTGGGACGACTGGGGGCACACGGGCGTGGTGAGCCTGGCCTCGGACTCCGTGGACCCGGACAAGGTGTACGCCGCGGTCGGCACGTACACCAACAGCTGGGACCCGAAGAACGGCGCGGTGATGCGCTCCTCCGACCGGGGCGCGAGCTGGGAGAAGGCGGACCTGCCGTTCAAGCTGGGCGGCAACATGCCCGGCCGCGGCATGGGTGAGCGGCTGGCGGTCGACCCGAACAGGAACAGCGTGCTGTACCTGGGCGCGCCCAGCGGCAAGGGGCTGTGGCGGTCGACCGACTCCGGGGCGACCTGGTCGCAGGTGGCGAACTTCCCCAACGTCGGCAACTACGTGCAGGACCCGAGCGACTCCAGCGGATACGCCAGCGACAACCAGGGCATCGTCTGGGTCACCTTCGACGAGTCCACGGGGACGTCCGGGAACGCGACCAGGACCGTCTATGTCGGGGTCGCCGACAAGGACAACGCCGTGTACCGGTCGACGGACGCGGGCGCGACCTGGTCGCGGGTCGCCGGGCAGCCGACGGGACACCTGGCGCACAAGGGGGTCCTGGACGCGGCGAACGGCTACCTCTATCTCGCCTACAGCGACAAGGGCGGCCCGTACGACGGCGGCAAGGGCCGGCTGTGGCGGTACGCGACGGCGACCGGCACCTGGACCGACATCAGCCCGGTCGCCGAGGCCGACACCTACTACGGCTTCTCCGGGCTGACCGTGGACCGGCGGCGGCCGGGCACGGTGATGGCGACGGCGTACAGCTCCTGGTGGCCGGACACCCAGATCTTCCGCTCCACGGACAGCGGCGGGACATGGACGAAGGCGTGGGACTACACGTCGTATCCCAACCGCGAGAACCGCTACACGATGGACGTCTCGTCCTCGCCGTGGCTGACGTGGGGCGCGAACCCGTCGCCGCCCGAGCAGACGCCGAAGCTGGGCTGGATGACGGAGGCGCTGGAGATCGACCCGTTCGACTCCGACCGGATGATGTACGGCACGGGCGCGACCATCTACGGCACCGAGAACCTCACGAACTGGGACAGCGGAAGCAAGTTCGCCATCAAGCCGATGGTGCGAGGTCTGGAGGAGACGGCGGTCAACGACCTCGCCTCTCCCCCGTCGGGCGCGCCGCTGCTGAGCGCCCTCGGCGACATCGGCGGCTTCCGGCACACGGACCTCACCAAGGTGCCGTCGATGATGTTCACCCAGCCGAACTTCACCACGACGACGAGTCTGGACTTCGCCGAGGCCAATCCCGGCACCGTGGTGCGGGTCGGCAATCTGGACTCCGGCCCGCACATCGCGTTCTCGACGGACAACGGCGCCAACTGGTTCGCCGGGAGCGACCCTTCGGGCGTCAGCGGCGGCGGCACGGTCGCGGCGGCGGCGGACGGCAGCCGGTTCGTGTGGAGCCCCGACGGTACGGGCGTGCGGTACACGACGGGCTTCGGCACCTCCTGGGCTGCCTCCAGCGGGATCCCGGCCGGGGCGGTCGTGGAGTCCGACCGGGTGGACCCGCAGGTCTTCTACGGCTTCAAGTCCGGGAAGTTCTACGTCAGTTCGGACGGCGGCGCGACCTTCACCGCGTCCTCGGCGTCCGGGTTGCCGAGTGGGGACAGCGTCCGCTTCAAGGCGCTGCCCGGGGCGAAGGGGGACGTGTGGCTGGCGGGCGGTGCGCCGGACGGCGCGTACGGCCTGTGGCACTCCACGGACGGCGGCGCGACCTTCACCAAGCTCTCCAACGTCGAGCAGGCCGACACGATCGGCTTCGGCAAGGCGGCGACGGGAGCGTCGTACCAGACGCTGTACACCAGCGCGAAGATCGGTGGCGTACGCGGCATCTTCCGGTCGACGGACAAGGGCGCGACCTGGACCCGCATCAACGACGACGCCCACCAGTGGGGTTGGACGGGGGCCGCGATCACCGGCGACCCGCGGGTGTACGGGAGGGTGTACGTGTCCACGAACGGCCGCGGGGTCGTCTACGGCGACACGTCGGACGCGGGCGGCGGTGGCGGCACCGACCCCACGCCCACGCCGACCGGCGGCTGTGCGGTGACGTACAAGGTGACCAACCAGTGGTCGGGCGGCTTCCAGGCGGATGTGCAGCTGTCCAACACGGGCTCGAGTGCCTGGAGCGGCTGGTCGCTCGGCTGGTCCTTCGCGGACGGTCAGCGGATCACTCAGGCGTGGAACGCCGAGTACACGCAGTCGGGTTCGGCGGTGACCGCGAGGAACGTCGGCTGGAACGGCGACGTGGCGGCCGGTGCGTCCGTGAGTTTCGGGTTCACGGGCGACTGGTCCGGGGCGAACGCGAAACCGACCGCGTTCAGGCTGGGTGAGCGGACCTGCGCGGTGAGTTGA